A genomic segment from Anas platyrhynchos isolate ZD024472 breed Pekin duck chromosome 5, IASCAAS_PekinDuck_T2T, whole genome shotgun sequence encodes:
- the DHCR7 gene encoding 7-dehydrocholesterol reductase isoform X2 translates to MPEKHQQTLMPLAGQILTDYDTTRLVQSKEKAALRIRYQETENAMPAHKEKNSEERNHKNIQNDTQASQVQWGRAWEVDWFSLASILFLLMFAPLTVYYFIMSCDQYQCSLTDPLIDLLMGNKHLSDIWNKTPTLTYTAAGIYTIWVAFQVILYMFVPDFCHKFLPGYVGGVQEGAVTPAGVVNKYEINGLQAWIITHVLWFANAYYFHWFSPTIIFDNWIPLLWCANILGYVVSTFAMIKGYFFPTNAKDCKFTGNFFYDYMMGIEFNPRIGKWFDFKLFFNGRPGIVAWTLINLSYAAKQQELYGQVTNSMILVNVLQGIYVLDFFWNEAWYLKTIDICHDHFGWYLGWGDCVWLPYLYTLQGLYLVYHPVQLSTASAIGVLMLGLIGYYIFRMTNHQKDLFRRTNGNCRIWGKKPEYIECSYMSVDGTKYYSKLMISGFWGWARHFNYTGDLMGSLAYCLACGFEHILPYFYIIYMTILLTHRCIRDEHRCFSKYGKDWKLYTAAVPYRLIPGVF, encoded by the exons ATGCCTGAGAAACACCAGCAGACCCTAATGCCATTGGCTGGGCAAATCTTAACCGACTACGATACTACCAGGCTGGTCCAAAGTAAAGAAAAGGCAGCTTTACGCATTCGATACCAAGAAACAG agaACGCCATGCCAGCCCACAAGGAGAAAAACTCTGAAGAACGAAACCACAAAAACATCCAAAATGATACTCAAGCTTCTCAAGTCCAGTGGGGAAGAGCATG GGAGGTAGACTGGTTTTCCTTGGCAAGCATCCTTTTCCTGCTCATGTTTGCACCACTTACCGTGTATTATTTCATAATGTCCTGTGACCAGTACCAGTGCTCTCTGACTGATCCGCTCATTGACTTGCTCATGGGGAATAAACATCTGTCTGACATCTGGAACAAGACTCCTACACTGACCTACACAGCTGCTGGCATCTATACTATTTGGGTTGCTTTCCAG GTGATTTTGTATATGTTTGTTCCTGACTTCTGCCACAAGTTTCTTCCTGGATATGTAGGAGGTGTACAAGAAGGTGCAGTCACTCCTGCTG GTGTAGTAAATAAGTATGAAATTAATGGACTCCAGGCTTGGATCATAACCCATGTACTTTGGTTTGCCAATGCCTATTACTTCCACTGGTTCTCTCCTACCATCATTTTTGACAATTGGATTCCTCTCCTGTGGTGTGCCAATATCCTGGGATATGTAGTTTCCACATTCGCAATGATAAAAGGCTACTTTTTCCCTACTAATGCCAAAGACTG CAAATTCACTGGCAACTTCTTTTACGACTACATGATGGGGATTGAATTTAACCCTCGAATAGGAAAGTGGTTTGATTTCAAGCTGTTCTTCAATGGGCGCCCTGGCATTGTAGCCTGGACTCTGATTAACCTTTCCTATGCTGCTAAACAACAGGAGCTGTATGGTCAAGTAACCAACTCCATGATTCTTGTCAATGTCCTTCAG GGTATTTATGTTTTGGACTTCTTCTGGAATGAAGCTTGGTATTTGAAAACAATTGATATCTGCCATGATCATTTTGGATGGTACTTGGGCTGGGGAGACTGTGTTTGGTTGCCTTACCTCTACACTCTGCAG GGTTTATATTTGGTTTACCACCCTgtgcagctcagcacagccagTGCCATAGGGGTCTTGATGTTGGGCTTGATTGGCTATTATATCTTCAGAATGACGAACCACCAGAAAGATCTCTTCCGTCGTACAAATGGCAACTGCAGGATATGGGGGAAGAAGCCAGAATACATTGAGTGCTCCTACATGTCTGTGGATGGGACCAAGTACTACAGCAAGCTGATGATCTCAGGATTTTGGGGCTGGGCACGCCATTTTAACTACACGGGAGATTTGATGGGCTCCCTGGCCTACTGTCTGGCTTGTGGGTTTGAACACATCTTGCCGTATTTCTACATCATTTATATGACTATTCTGTTGACTCACCGTTGCATTAGGGATGAACACCGTTGTTTCAGCAAATATGGGAAGGACTGGAAGCTCTACACTGCTGCAGTGCCTTACCGGCTTATACCAGGAGTATTTTAA
- the DHCR7 gene encoding 7-dehydrocholesterol reductase isoform X1 — MPAHKEKNSEERNHKNIQNDTQASQVQWGRAWEVDWFSLASILFLLMFAPLTVYYFIMSCDQYQCSLTDPLIDLLMGNKHLSDIWNKTPTLTYTAAGIYTIWVAFQVILYMFVPDFCHKFLPGYVGGVQEGAVTPAGVVNKYEINGLQAWIITHVLWFANAYYFHWFSPTIIFDNWIPLLWCANILGYVVSTFAMIKGYFFPTNAKDCKFTGNFFYDYMMGIEFNPRIGKWFDFKLFFNGRPGIVAWTLINLSYAAKQQELYGQVTNSMILVNVLQGIYVLDFFWNEAWYLKTIDICHDHFGWYLGWGDCVWLPYLYTLQGLYLVYHPVQLSTASAIGVLMLGLIGYYIFRMTNHQKDLFRRTNGNCRIWGKKPEYIECSYMSVDGTKYYSKLMISGFWGWARHFNYTGDLMGSLAYCLACGFEHILPYFYIIYMTILLTHRCIRDEHRCFSKYGKDWKLYTAAVPYRLIPGVF, encoded by the exons ATGCCAGCCCACAAGGAGAAAAACTCTGAAGAACGAAACCACAAAAACATCCAAAATGATACTCAAGCTTCTCAAGTCCAGTGGGGAAGAGCATG GGAGGTAGACTGGTTTTCCTTGGCAAGCATCCTTTTCCTGCTCATGTTTGCACCACTTACCGTGTATTATTTCATAATGTCCTGTGACCAGTACCAGTGCTCTCTGACTGATCCGCTCATTGACTTGCTCATGGGGAATAAACATCTGTCTGACATCTGGAACAAGACTCCTACACTGACCTACACAGCTGCTGGCATCTATACTATTTGGGTTGCTTTCCAG GTGATTTTGTATATGTTTGTTCCTGACTTCTGCCACAAGTTTCTTCCTGGATATGTAGGAGGTGTACAAGAAGGTGCAGTCACTCCTGCTG GTGTAGTAAATAAGTATGAAATTAATGGACTCCAGGCTTGGATCATAACCCATGTACTTTGGTTTGCCAATGCCTATTACTTCCACTGGTTCTCTCCTACCATCATTTTTGACAATTGGATTCCTCTCCTGTGGTGTGCCAATATCCTGGGATATGTAGTTTCCACATTCGCAATGATAAAAGGCTACTTTTTCCCTACTAATGCCAAAGACTG CAAATTCACTGGCAACTTCTTTTACGACTACATGATGGGGATTGAATTTAACCCTCGAATAGGAAAGTGGTTTGATTTCAAGCTGTTCTTCAATGGGCGCCCTGGCATTGTAGCCTGGACTCTGATTAACCTTTCCTATGCTGCTAAACAACAGGAGCTGTATGGTCAAGTAACCAACTCCATGATTCTTGTCAATGTCCTTCAG GGTATTTATGTTTTGGACTTCTTCTGGAATGAAGCTTGGTATTTGAAAACAATTGATATCTGCCATGATCATTTTGGATGGTACTTGGGCTGGGGAGACTGTGTTTGGTTGCCTTACCTCTACACTCTGCAG GGTTTATATTTGGTTTACCACCCTgtgcagctcagcacagccagTGCCATAGGGGTCTTGATGTTGGGCTTGATTGGCTATTATATCTTCAGAATGACGAACCACCAGAAAGATCTCTTCCGTCGTACAAATGGCAACTGCAGGATATGGGGGAAGAAGCCAGAATACATTGAGTGCTCCTACATGTCTGTGGATGGGACCAAGTACTACAGCAAGCTGATGATCTCAGGATTTTGGGGCTGGGCACGCCATTTTAACTACACGGGAGATTTGATGGGCTCCCTGGCCTACTGTCTGGCTTGTGGGTTTGAACACATCTTGCCGTATTTCTACATCATTTATATGACTATTCTGTTGACTCACCGTTGCATTAGGGATGAACACCGTTGTTTCAGCAAATATGGGAAGGACTGGAAGCTCTACACTGCTGCAGTGCCTTACCGGCTTATACCAGGAGTATTTTAA
- the NADSYN1 gene encoding glutamine-dependent NAD(+) synthetase: protein MGRAVRLAACALNQWALDFEGNAGRILKSIEIAKGKGARYRLGPELEICGYGCSDHYYESDTLLHSFQVLAKLLESPVTQDIICDVGMPVMHKNVRYNCRVIFLNKKILLIRPKISLANAGNYRELRWFTPWSKARHVEEYFLPRIIQEVTGQDTVPFGDAVLATKDTCLGTEICEELWAPNSPHIEMGLDGVEIFTNSSGSHHVLRKAHTRVDLVNSATAKNGGIYILSNQKGCDGDRLYYDGCAMISMNGETIAQGSQFSLDDVEVLVATLDLEDVRSYRAEISSRNLAASKVNPYPRIKVNFALSCSDDVAVPVCMPIQWRHHSPEEEICLGPACWLWDYLRRSKQAGFLLPLSGGIDSSATACIVYSMCHQVCLAVKNGNAEVLADTRKIVHDETYVPEDPREFCKRIFTTCYMASENSSQDTCNRAKLLAEQIGSYHINLNIDAAVKAIVGIFSMVTGRTPCFSVYGGSSRENLALQNVQARVRMVLSYLFAQLTLWTRGMPGGLLVLGSANVDESLRGYLTKYDCSSADINPIGGISKTDLKNFIQYCIENFQLTALRSIMAAPPTAELEPLVDGQVSQTDEADMGMTYAELSIYGKLRKIAKAGPYSMFCKLINMWKEICTPREVASKVKHFFRMYSVNRHKMTTLTPSYHAENYSPDDNRFDLRPFLYNTSWSWQFRCIDKQVSDLEKKEEISVVKDVED from the exons ATGGGGCGGGCGGTGCGGCTGGCAGCCTGCGCCCTCAACCAGTGGGCGCTGGATTTTGAGGGCAACGCGGGGAGGATCCTCAAAA GTATTGAAATCGCAAAGGGCAAAGGAGCCAGATACAGGCTTGGTCCTGAGCTCGAAATTTG TGGTTATGGCTGCTCAGATCACTATTATGAGTCTGATACACTCCTGCACTCGTTTCAAGTTCTGGCAAAGCTTTTGGAGTCTCCAGTTACTCAAGATATTATCTGTGATGTGGGAAT GCCTGTTATGCACAAAAATGTTCGCTACAATTGTCGAGTGATCTTCTTAAATAA aaaaatccTTCTGATTAGACCGAAAATATCACTGGCAAATGCAGGAAACTATAGAGAACTTAGATGGTTTACACCATGGAGCAAAGCAAG GCACGTGGAGGAGTATTTTCTACCAAGGATAATTCAGGAAGTGACAGGGCAG gACACTGTTCCTTTTGGGGATGCAGTGCTAGCAACCAAAGATACCTGTCTAGGGACAGAAATATGTGAAGAGCTCTGGGCACCAAACAG CCCTCATATTGAAATGGGACTTGATGGTGTGGAAATTTTCACTAATTCTTCAGGGAGTCACCATGTGCTGCGGAAGGCGCATACCCGGGTGGATTTGGTGAATTCTGCTACAGCAAAG aatggtggaatatatattttatctaaCCAGAAGGGCTGTGATGGTGATCGTCTGTATTATGATGGCTGTGCCATGATTTCTATGAATGGAGAGACAATTGCACAAGGATCTCAATTTTCACTCGATGATGTG GAGGTGCTTGTTGCCACACTGGACTTAGAGGATGTTCGAAGTTACAGAGCAGAGATTTCATCTCGTAATTTAGCG GCAAGTAAAGTGAATCCCTATCCTAGGATAAAAGTGAATTTTGCTCTGTCATGTTCTGATGATGTAGCTGTACCTGTTTGTATGCCAATCCAGTGGAGACATCATAGTCCTGAGGAAGAGATCTG cCTTGGTCCTGCATGTTGGCTTTGGGACTACTTAAGGCGCAGCAAACAG gCGGGATTTCTTCTACCTCTTAGTGGTGGAATTGACAGCTCTGCTACAGCTTGCATAGTATACTCTATGTGTCACCAGGTTTGCCTGGCAGTCAAGAATGGAA aTGCAGAGGTGCTGGCTGATACACGCAAGATTGTGCATGATGAGACCTATGTCCCTGAGGATCCTCGAGAATTTTGCAAGCGTATCTTTACCACTTGCTACATGGCTAGTGAGAACTCCTCCCAGGACACTTGCAACAGGGCTAAACTTCTGGCTGAGCAAATAGGCAG CTATCACATCAACCTGAACATAGATGCGGCTGTGAAAGCTATTGTGGGAATTTTCAGCATGGTGACAGGTCGAACTCCCTGTTTTTCTGTCTATggagggagcagcagagaaaatcTGGCACTCCAGAATGTGCAG GCTCGAGTAAGAATGGTCCTTTCCTACCTGTTTGCTCAGCTGACACTTTGGACTCGTGGGATGCCAGGGGGACTTCTGGTGCTAGGATCAGCCAATGTGGATGAAAG TCTCCGAGGTTACTTAACGAAGTATGATTGTTCAAGTGCCGATATCAATCCCATTGGTGGAATCAGCAAGACTGATTTGAAGAACTTCATACAATACTGTATTGAAAACTTTCAGCTCACAGCCCTCAGAAG TATCATGGCAGCTCCACCTACTGCAGAGTTAGAGCCCCTGGTGGATGGACAAGTGTCTCAAACTGATGAG GCAGATATGGGGATGACATATGCAGAGCTCTCCATCTATGGCAAATTGAGAAAGATTGCAAAGGCTGGACCGTACAGCATGTTTTGTAAGCTGATTAATATGTGGAAGGAAATTTGTACTCCAAGAGAG GTGGCATCAAAGGTTAAGCATTTCTTCAGGATGTACTCGGTGAACAGACATAAAATGACCACCCTCACTCCTTCCTACCATGCTGAAAACTACAGTCCAGATGACAACCGGTTTGATTTGAGGCCTTTCCTTTATAACACCAGCTGGTCCTGGCAATTTAGGTGTATAGATAAACAG GTGTctgatctggaaaaaaaggaagaaatttctGTAGTCAAAGATGTCGAAGACTGA